The DNA window TAAGCATTAGCATTACTGGAAActgaataaaataaactatTGGTGGAGAGCACACCCAAACAGCTCAACCCTTAGGGCGATTATGCCATGCCAGTTCTTCGGCAAAACCCGGATGAACCTGGCCGGGATGGTGACCGAAAGAATGTGTGACACCACGGTGACACGGTCAGAATTGCCATTGAAttcctgtaaaaaaataaaactccaCTCAGAACATCGCAACGTTACTTGGAAACTAGGAAACCGTTTTCTTTTTGATGATCACCTTTCCTATTAATGCGTTAGTTAAGAATTTTTTAAGGGGTCTGAAATACTCACGTGCGGGTAGGAAGTCCAGGTGAGTCCATCCGAGCTGTAGCTCAGTCCGTAGCGCGTAACCCAGTTATTCATATTGGGCTCCTTTTGCGTACCATCGATACTTTGAGTAGGTTGCCCCTGGGTCGCCACTTTGTTGATCTGCATCATTCTCAGCAAATCAACCTGTAGGTATTCGCCGACTTGAGATGTGTGTGGACTCCAAGCACCATATGTTACTCCGCCGATGTGAACTTGGTGTAAACGACCGTAAAAAGGAGACCAGTAATAACTAGAGGTTGATGCTGTGATTTGAGAGTCGGCGATTATCTTATTTCTGTAGTCCATACCCAATGGAGGAATGCAGACTGCAATTTAACAAGTCTTGTCTTCAAACACCGACAGG is part of the Nematostella vectensis chromosome 13, jaNemVect1.1, whole genome shotgun sequence genome and encodes:
- the LOC5513825 gene encoding lactadherin → MYAAILAYSIIGHLSYFTAKGEQVVFLASNGATRGSAKSLGRFRQHVDTYLDVSAKLTLLAERQGGCVLACLRNASCFSLNMAKRPDSNSKYACEVLGTDMYNSPSKIQNNNKWIHYSIDTQCFTNPCLNGGTCQPIYQDNNYMCTCILGYIGRHCDVCIPPLGMDYRNKIIADSQITASTSSYYWSPFYGRLHQVHIGGVTYGAWSPHTSQVGEYLQVDLLRMMQINKVATQGQPTQSIDGTQKEPNMNNWVTRYGLSYSSDGLTWTSYPHEFNGNSDRVTVVSHILSVTIPARFIRVLPKNWHGIIALRVELFGCALHQ